The Dokdonia sp. 4H-3-7-5 genomic interval CAATCCCAGGATTTGCACGTACAATAGTTTTTAAAACCGTTTCATCTGTAAAGTAGAATTTAAAAGGAAGTTTAAAGTCTTGCACAAACTCATCTGTTACATCTTGTGACGAGGAGCTTAGACCTATGACGTTATATCCTTTTCTAATAGCATCTTCTGCAATTGTTCTAATATTATAGTAACCTTCTCGCTCCGTATTAGTTAAGTTATAAGCAACAATTACAACGAGATTTTCTTTCTCTAGAAATTCTGTAGTATAGTTTTCTTCTCCGCGCTCTATTGTAAAATCGTGTACTGGTGGCTCATAACCTTCGGTTGTCTGTACCACCTCGTATGAGATAAACTCTCCGTCTACCTGCGGATAGCCACCTTCTGTGGTAATAACTTCTTCCTTGCCATCAATATTAAATTTCCATTGGTACTCAAACGTAGCTTCTGGTGCGCCTTCTGGAATTTTCATTCCTTCGGCTATGTTTGAGCCTACTTTGTAAGCTCTAAAATCTAACCATGGTAGGTGCTCGAGTACGTGCATACCAAAGAACATACATGCTAAAAATGATACAAAGACAATAGAGGTGTTAATGAGTTTCCCAAAAAGAGGCAGGATATATTTCTGATTAAACATCAAGAAAAGGATAAGCACTAGCAAAATCACATCCTTTGCAAAAGACTCCCAAGGCACTAACGGAATAGCATCACCAAAACATCCACAATCTGTTACCTTATTAAAATAAGCCGAGTAGAAGGTGAGAAATGTAAAAAACGCAATCATTGCAAACAGTAGCCACAGGGTGATTTTTTTACGGTAACCTACGAGCAAGGCAATTCCTAATAACACTTCAATTACCACAAGTATGATGGCAATAAGTAGGGCGTAAGGTGATAAGAATTCAAGACCTAAAACTTCAGCGCTAAAATATTCTTGAAGCTTATAAGAAAACCCTAGAGGGTCGTTAAGCTTTATAAATCCGCTAAAGATGAAAAGTGCTCCTACAATAAAGCGAGCTATGTGTGTAAGTAGTTTCATATATAAACCAGCAGCACTGGAGGTGTGATAGTCACGTTTTCGCGAAAGCGTAACTTTTATTCATAAATACTAATTCTTATGCTTCACCTAAGTGAATCATTGCAAAAACAGCATAATTAATCATGTCTTGGTAGTTTGCATCAATACCTTCAGAAACTAGCGTTTTTCCCTTGTTATCTTCTATTTGCTTCACACGTAATAATTTCTGGAGAATCAAATCTGTAAGGCTGCTCACTCGCATATCACGCCATGCCTCACCATAGTCGTGATTTTTATCCATCATTAACTGTTTTGTGAGTTTTATTTTCTTATCGTAGGCACGAGTGGCCTCCTCAAGTTGCATGTCTGGTTGTTCTACCACGCCGCGCTCAAGATTCACCAGCGCCATTGCACAGTAATTTATGATCCCTATAAATTCAGATTGCTGCCCTTCATCCACTTTTTGCACATCGTTTTGCTGTAAACCGCGTATGCGCTGTGCTTTTATAAAAATTTGATCGGTGAGAGAAGGAAGCCTCAATATGCGCCATGCACTCCCATAGTCATTCATTTTTTTAATAAAAAGGTCTCTACATTGTGTGATTACCGCATCATATTGGGCAGAAGTGTCGGGCATACTGTGTTGTTTGATTTTTGGTAAATTTCGGTTAAAATCTTCAATATAAGAAATGAGTTGCGCCTTAGAAAATAATGCTCACTATTATCCTTTTGAAGCACAGCGTTTATGATGTATTTTTGAAGCAGTATCCCGCTTTCTGTTGCAATTCCTCGCGGCGGTTGCACCAGCCAGCTGTGGGATTTTCACTACAATCGGGGCTATGGAGTAGGGATGGTGTGTGATTAAAAGTAGCTGCTAAAGAAGTAAAACTATCAATGAATAAAAACCAAGTATTTATAAATAATCATCCATGAAAATAAACTGTAAAGGAAAGCTAATAGATCTCTCAAAGCCTAAGGTGATGGGAATACTAAACCTTACTCCAGATAGTTTTTATGATGGTGGTAGGTATAAAGATATGGAAGCTGCTATTGACCAAGTAAGAACAATGCTTGATGATGGCGCCACATTTATTGACGTAGGAGCTTACAGTTCTCGACCAGGAGCTATTAATATTTCGGTAGAGGAGGAGGAGTTAAGATTGATTCCAGTGATAGAACAACTGGTTACATCATTTCCTGAGATTATAATCTCTGTAGACACCTTTCGGGCAAGCGTAGCAAAAAAAGCCATAGCAGCGGGAGCAGCATTAATTAATGATATCAGTGCTGGGCAGTTAGATGATGAAATGATGCCTACAGTAGGGGAGCTGGGTGTTCCTTATATAATGATGCATATGCGAGGTACTCCTCAGACTATGAAGGAACTTGCGGTGTATGATGATGTTTCCAAGGAAGTATTGCATTATTTTAGTAAGCGAGTTGCTCTCGCAAGAGCACATAAAATAAATGATGTTATTGTAGATCCAGGATTTGGTTTTGCAAAAACATCAAGTCAGAGTTTTGAGTTACTTAATAAGTTGGCAATCTTCAAACAGTTAGGCCTCCCTATTCTTGCAGGAGTTTCCCGCAAATCTATGATCTATAAGACTCTTGAGACATCACCAGATAAGGCACTTAATGGGACCACAATATTAAATACAATCGCCATTAATAAAGGCGCTCATATATTGAGAGTTCATGATGTAAAAGAAGCTATGCAAGTGGTTACCCTCTGTGGTGCATGTTTGTCATAATTTAATCTGATTATTTAGCTACTGCAGGCATTGCTAGTGGGGGATTTTATTGTTAATAGTTCTTAACAAATCGAGGCTTCTTTAACGAGATTTTAGCAAAAAAACGCTATTTTTCGCTTCTTAAATAATCCCATAATGAGAATCCTACGTGTAGCTTTAATTCTAATAGCTTTTTCTTTTATAAATACGTCGCTTTTTGCCCAGACATCGGCAGGAGGTTCGACATTTCAGGAAGCAGTTCCTTTTTGTACGAATGATCCAGTTTTTTCAACGCCTTTTGATGCTTGTTTTACAGGTAGCACAGATTCGTCTTGTACAACAGATGCTCAACCTGGACCTAATTATGGTTGTTTAGGTAGTCAGCCTTTTCCTACTTGGTATTTTTTGCAGATAGGTCAAGACGGCGATTTAGATTTTCAAATAACTCAGAATACATCAATAGATGATGACGGAACACCCATAGGAACTGGTCTTGATGTAGACTTTATTATTTGGGGACCCTTTCCTGATACAGATGTTTTTGATCAATTAACTGGTGCAAATATCGAGGATTGTAGTTTTTCAGGAGCAGCTGTAGAGACTCCAAGTATCTCTAATGCACAAGAGGGGGACATCTATGTTTTTATGGTGACTAATTTTTCTGGTCAGCAAGCTGAAATTTTTATAGAGCAAACCAATGATCCAGCTACGACGGGGGCTGGGAGTACAGATTGTTCTATTGTCAACGCGTCATTAGGAGCAGATCAAGATGCTTGTGAGGGAACGACTGTTACACTAGATGCCACAAGTACCGAAGCAGCGAGTTATGCATGGGCTGTCGATACTGGAGCAGGTTTTATGCCTGTTTTAGATGGTGGTGGAGCTCAAGTTACCACAGCGATGCTTGATGTAACTGCTAGTGGTGAATATCAAGTTACTATTACAGATACTGCTGGTGATACAGGAACAGACGAGGTTGTCGTTACATTTTTTACAGTTCCAGTAGCAACAGCACCAAATGATATTTTTGAGTGTGATACAGATGCAGATGGTTTTGCAAATTTTAATTTAGATACTCAGAATTCTGATATTTTAAATGGACAGAATGCCACAGATTTTTCAATAACCTTTCACTTAAGTCAATCAGACGCAGATACAGGTACAGGAGCTTTAACAGGCACTTCATCATATAATTCTGTAAGTGATGAGATTTTTGTTCGTGTAGAAAACAATGGCTTGCCTGCTTGTGCAAGTACGACTTCATTTAACATTGAGGTTGTTGCATTACCTGTTGCAACAATGCCAGCTACCTATGAGATTTGTGATGATAATATAGATGGAGATGATACTAATGGGGTGGCAACGTTCAATCTCTCAACATTAGACAGCCAAGTTCTAAATGGACTTGACCCTGTACAATTTGAAGTGAGTTATCATGTTAATGGGACAGAGGCATCCAGTAATACAAACTCACTTCCTGCAGCTTATACAAATACATCCAGCCCTAATAACGACACTATTTTTGCTAGAGTTGAAAACACTGCATTTACTGGTTGTTTCTCAATAACACCTGTCAATCTAAGAGTAAACGCCCTTCCGGTGCTTACCACACCAGTAACCTTACGTCAGTGTGATGATGATACAAATGGTGTTACGACTTTAAACTTAACACAGTCACAGAGTGAATTAAGTACAAACTCAGCTAATGAGACTTTTACATACGTAGACGCTTCTGGCGCACCTATAACTGATCCAACGGCTTATGTAAATAGTGCTTCTCCTTTTACAGAGGCTATTGCTGTAACAGTTACAAATCTAGATGGATGTTCACGAGAAGGCGTTATTAATGTGATTGTGAGTGCTTCTCAAATTTCAGATGGAACGCTCTTTGCAGATGAGATTGAGTGTGATACTGATGGTGATGGTATCGTTGTATTTGATTTCTCTGCTGCTACCACCGCGATAATGACATCGTTCTCACCACAGGTAGTATCTGTTGCTTATTATGAAACAGAACAAGAGGCTTTATCTGAGATTAATCCTATTACGGATATTGCTGCTTATAGCAACAACCCACTATTTACAAGTGCTGGCGGTGTTCAAGACATTTGGGTTCGTGTAGAGGCAGCTACAGATAGTGGATGTATAGGTCTTGGAGAGCATGTGAGACTCACCGTCACCCCCAACCCAACATTCCTACCAAGCATCAGTAGTATTGAAACCTGTTCTGCTGTAGCCAATGCTGCTACTTTTGATTTAACGCAGCGTATAGCAGAAATTACTGGTGGAGATGCAGATCTAGAAGTTACTTTTTATGAGAGCATTGCAGCTTATACGGCTACACCTCCAGTAGCGATTGCAAGTCCTGCCTCTTTTTCAAATAGTAGTAACCCGCAGACTATTTTCTATAGTCTAAGAAGTACAAGCAGCACGTGTACGACGTTTGATACAGCAATGAACTTTGAGATTATTGTGAATCAGAATCCTGTGGCAATTACGCCATCAGAGCTTCAAGTGTGTGATGATGATGGTGTAGTAGATGGATTTACCACGGTTGATCTTTCTCAAAAAGATGCCGAAATCA includes:
- a CDS encoding DUF1599 domain-containing protein; protein product: MPDTSAQYDAVITQCRDLFIKKMNDYGSAWRILRLPSLTDQIFIKAQRIRGLQQNDVQKVDEGQQSEFIGIINYCAMALVNLERGVVEQPDMQLEEATRAYDKKIKLTKQLMMDKNHDYGEAWRDMRVSSLTDLILQKLLRVKQIEDNKGKTLVSEGIDANYQDMINYAVFAMIHLGEA
- the folP gene encoding dihydropteroate synthase translates to MKINCKGKLIDLSKPKVMGILNLTPDSFYDGGRYKDMEAAIDQVRTMLDDGATFIDVGAYSSRPGAINISVEEEELRLIPVIEQLVTSFPEIIISVDTFRASVAKKAIAAGAALINDISAGQLDDEMMPTVGELGVPYIMMHMRGTPQTMKELAVYDDVSKEVLHYFSKRVALARAHKINDVIVDPGFGFAKTSSQSFELLNKLAIFKQLGLPILAGVSRKSMIYKTLETSPDKALNGTTILNTIAINKGAHILRVHDVKEAMQVVTLCGACLS
- a CDS encoding BT_3928 family protein — encoded protein: MKLLTHIARFIVGALFIFSGFIKLNDPLGFSYKLQEYFSAEVLGLEFLSPYALLIAIILVVIEVLLGIALLVGYRKKITLWLLFAMIAFFTFLTFYSAYFNKVTDCGCFGDAIPLVPWESFAKDVILLVLILFLMFNQKYILPLFGKLINTSIVFVSFLACMFFGMHVLEHLPWLDFRAYKVGSNIAEGMKIPEGAPEATFEYQWKFNIDGKEEVITTEGGYPQVDGEFISYEVVQTTEGYEPPVHDFTIERGEENYTTEFLEKENLVVIVAYNLTNTEREGYYNIRTIAEDAIRKGYNVIGLSSSSQDVTDEFVQDFKLPFKFYFTDETVLKTIVRANPGIVSLHKGTILQKLHYNDAKDLRLQTLENSKPNLDFTLKYELDSIAILDQKYRRMMYLQDGEEKNAEAKKLGVAPEEFQNFIWKQQELLDSINLERIEYTIKTKGYPGKSMVGEPTNTAAWYVIQHNPDKIPTYIDTIKKAGKDGELPYRLVAMMEDRLLMSNGKPQIYGTQGATYPNMADFIWPIANPQDVNERRAAAGFPQTIEQYGKDLFGQDFEYKEITLDEALAAKQQMLKGNAASN